DNA from Rutidosis leptorrhynchoides isolate AG116_Rl617_1_P2 unplaced genomic scaffold, CSIRO_AGI_Rlap_v1 contig203, whole genome shotgun sequence:
TGTGGTTTAGCATGTTCACACTCGCCACCAATAATCAGAGCTTGGAAAAAATTGGTGAGGCCAAGTTTTGCAATCATGAGTTCTGCATTTTCTCTCGGAGCATTCGTAACAGCGGCACGTTTCAGACCATGGTCTTCAATCCATTTTGTCAATTTCAGAAGCCCTTTGATTGGTGTCAGTTGTTCCGAGGCCAACCTATTCATAACCCATTACCCATCATAAGAATCACCTAACTGACAGTAAAAAGTTAACATAAAAAGGAATGGATCTTACTTTCGGAACATAGCTTCCTTTTCATCTGTGAATTTCAAGCCCCGTTCAAAGTCATCAGGGAAGAGGAACTTGGCAATATCATCATTGTGCTTTCCAGCAATGTTTTGAATGAAGAAATCTTCCGTGATTGGAACTCCATTATTATAACCAATCTGTCAGGCGCCAAATATCAGTACATGAAAATCCTTAAAGCGAGATTTTGCAGATTGCTGTTCTACGCTAATGACTCAATAATTGACGATCAGCACATTTCGGTATTGATTAAACTGACAATTACACTTTGTTTCCATACTTTATCACAAATTAACGGATTCACAATCCGGAAAGAAACAAAAATTACCTCTTGAAGCATTACTTGGAAGGCTTGATGATGGAGAGGATCGGAATCACAAAGAGTTCCATCGACATCGAACAATACTGCTTCCAGAGGAGCAAGATGGGCCAGCAAACTGTTGCTGGATAAAACAAAGGAGGAGAGTTACTAAGACCCGAGTCATCCGACAAATAACAGAACAAGAACCTAAATAACACAATTCTTGCTATAAAATAGTACTTTACAATCAAATCGGCATCGATCAAGCTTAATTTCTGTTTGGAATAATCGCTCACTCGAATTTAAGAGCATAACTAGACAATAATTAGTAAAGTTCAATGAATACAATACAAGCTCTCATTTTTAACATAAAGAACAAATTCACACTCAGGTTCCCATGCAACGAAAAATCAAAGTGATAAATCCTAATAAGAACATATAGCACGATCGATACAAACAAGAACATGGGTGATGAAATGACAACCAGGAATCACCAGAAAATCGTAAAACAACAACCACCCATATTAGTATATTACAATCAATGTatcaaaaaaatttttaaaaaaaaatccccAAAAAATGACGAAATAAATTACCAGTTCGCAGAATTCTCAGTTGCTGGAGCTGTCATtgcagtgagagagagagagagagagagagagagagagctgaaAGAACAGACAAAAAAGGAATTGAATTTTACTCGCAAACAAGAAATGGCGATCTGTTTGGAGATGGAAACGAGTGGAAGGAGAAATGGAGAGCAAAAAGGGAATCTACCGAAAGAATCGTAAAAATGCCAGCCAGCCAGTCGGTCTTTCTTCCAgaagatgctcccacaaaactaaTGTACGTATGATTTTGACATTAACGGATTAATTTTTCTCCATTTGACTTTATTTTTCAACTAGGTCCTCATACTAATTCGATGTATCAAATAGCCCTCGAGAAGAATTTGTTATATTATCAATTtttatactacctccgtctcaaaaTACATGATGGTTTCATTTTTGTTTCaagcttaatttatatataaaataaaaatatcatGTATTTTAAACGGAAGAAATAATATTTTTTATGTTTAGTTAAGTCTTCTTTATTTTTAAGACAATGTCGCAAAATAAAATGCATTGTcctaaaagaagaagaaaaaaagttaCGTGGATCTTTCATATTTAAGTAGAACTCAAGGGGTCTTAATGTCTTAtgaagaaattaaaaaaaataatgtttTATGTAGAGGAGAATATAATATTGACTGCCCCTCTCACTTTTCCTGTCACCTTTCCATTATAAAAAATGTTTTTTTGACGATCTTATTAAATGGCCTAACTTCAGGAAAAAAATGCAAGCAAAAGCCAAATTGAATTGTATGATGACTAAAAAAAATCGACAAAACTAAAGTCACCAAAAATGTGCACACCAAATTCTATGATCAATTCCATATTATTTGGTACACTGATATCACCAAGCGCTACTTTGCACAGCCACTCACTCGAcacatatattaaaataaaaacagaaaattgatTTTATGTGATATATAAATCATAAAAAATATTTTGTATGTATTGGAATAATTTTGTAGAATTTTTTATTTTtgaaatgatttaaaaaaaaaattatataagaaaTTTACATTTTTTTTATTGATCAATTCATTATACTACATATTATTATATCTGTATTTCAATAAATGACACTTTCACACTTTTTATACATATTAATACCATTAATTTCAATATATaaattatctttattttataattttattttttctctttttctattaaaatattaattatatgtgTGTGTAAAGTTAGTGGAAGAGTAAAAATAGAAAAATACATTGATATTCTCAAAACATCATCTATTTAAAGATAAAAGAAATTTTCAAAAACGTCATCTATTTACATAcgaaaaaaatattatttatttttaacttttttttGTGTGGTTGGACACATTTAATCTTTTACTCCTCCCATACTATATATAAACCATCAACTAtcactttcaacatcaatattTTACATACGTAAGGAATTTCTTTCTTTCTTCAGTATGGATAAAAATCAATTTAATCAAAATCCACGGTTTCAATACTCACTAAATATTCAATTTCCTTCAAACTTATTTGGCATTTCCACGATGCTCTATATACTGATTGAGTTCTGCATTTAATGCCAtccttttaatttaattatttacaaataaaatatttaatttttaattatcgtaaattTAATTATTGTGATGGTAACTTTAAATTAAAATGGTATTTATTATTTAATGTTAAGTAATATTGTTTTTaataaataatttgttatattaaaaatatataagaaaTTTTATTGAATATTCATGTATTAGAGTATATGGGTTTTTTATTGatgagtttttttattttttttctctttgttTAGTTGTCGTCAAGAATCGGTAAAAAACTCTATTTAAGAAACTTGTATTGTTGGTGTTCTAACATTTTGTAGAAATTTTTCATCATAATTATACGGATCATACGATTCGAACTCCTCACCTTATGAATGAAGGAAGAAATGCTCACTAATTGGACGACGCATTGCTGTGCTGGTAGGAATAGCATTATTCATATAATAACAACAAGTGAATATGTGTTTGTTCATTGATTAGCCACTATGGTATGAAATGGATGGGAATGAAGTATGAGGAACCAGCCAGGCCCATATTTTTATGGGCCTGATCTGTGTTTATTGGGCTTTAGAATTTTCCAGAAATAATGGGCCCAGAATAAATCAGACAAATGTATGCGTGGCGTGACGATAAAGTGACTATATCATCAAATTTGACCATTCCAAAGAAAGAATTGACTGGTGGTAGGCGACTATTATTTGACCTAAAtgtactatagtaatcatacaaacTGTTTTTATAGGGCTTTTAGTGGCTGGGGCATACTAACGATATAGAATAATAGAATAGACACTTGAAATTATTATCGGGCTGttatctttttctttttctttatatatCATCTCAATTCCCTAGTGCAAATTCCTCTAAAAAAAATTCCCTAGTGCAAGTACTCAAATCATAGTCGAATTAAATATAGTCGAgcctaatttgtaaaattaatttcGATTTAGACCATCCATATATATCATGGTGTGGAATGTAAGTTGCTTCGCGTAGAGATAATTAGGGAACCCCTCATCCTGTCATCCACTACCATATATGATTATGCAAGTCTTTGTTCTAGTAAATATATTTTAGGTATACCCTAATTTAATTTATTCATATTAGGAGAGAGCTAGCCGACGAGGGTCCCAATTTCTTGCCAATGTACTTCAGAAGATGAATATACATTGAATTATATATCAATAAGAGCATTGAAGATGACCATTTCAGATTTTTAAACCTCTCACGCTTGGATTGAGACTACTAGATCGGACATTTCTTTTTAGATTGTATTTTCATTCACACTAAGATTAGAGGGGTAACCAAATTGTCCATTTGTTAACTAATATAAAACGAAGTACGGAAGGTAGGTTACCCATTAATATAGCCCGTTTGAAAATGCAATGGAATTTAGGTTATTTCGAAAAAAAGAAGAATAATTAATTATCAATCAGATGGTGAGTGTAAATTATAGATTTTTTGCTTATAGATTTTTTTTACATAACTTATTTATTTGCTATTTTTTCCGTCCAAATTAGATGTTAGTATTTGTGATTTCACTCAAACCAATAAAACCATCATATAAATTCATTTTTcaatataattatagttatagaGATTAAAGCCCCCTAAAATTACAACTAATAACCAAATACATGAAAAGAGTACATGGGATGAAGATGGTGAAGTTGGTGAAGTGGGTGTATGAGGATATAATGGATAAACATAATCAATGTTTTTTAAACTTATCAAAATTTGTATTTAATTTAGGATAAAAAATTATGTTATATTTACATCTAATTTGGGACGGAATGAATAGTCATAGACAATGAAACAAAGAAATACATCATATGTGTTCAATCTCAAATCGCAAGACGTTATTTATAAATGAAAAATTATTACTGCCTCTTTCTCATAATAGTTGATGTTTTGATTAAAATAACATgatgtaattaattattattaatgaggatcaatattttgtaaaatatatatatcttaaactTTCCTAATTAATTTGAAcaaaataacatatatatttaaaaaaatattttttttataaaaatatctacGTATCACATAATTAATTGATGACATTTTAATCAAAAAATAATGTTATGAAACAAATGAGTATTATTGAAAGATATAGACGTCAGAGTTATATATTTTAAGGTTCATTTGTTAATAGTACAATATACTTCCTCCGTCCCAAAATAGATGTAAATTTTTCAatataaaatatatgtaaaaatttgtaTCTATTTTGGGACGGAAGTAGTATCTTATAATAATTAAGTGCTAGGGCACCAAACTCACTCTCTCATCTTTTCCTTGTAACTTCTCTTTCAAGCCTCTCACAACAATTAATTTTCTAATTCAAATTAGATTTTCCTCCTCGGTTTGGCACACTTTCCATATTGATCCATCCAGATCTTTGGTCAAACAAGCTAGCCGTTATTTTGAAATATAAGAAATTATATTCATCGAGATATATGAAAGTGGGACAGTATTTTGAGAGGGTAGTATATAGAAGAGAATGTCAAACTGAAAACATATATCTTCACTCTCTATAAATACTTCAATGCTCCTTCCACATTTTGCAAACATTAACCTTTTCCGACTTCAATTCATTCATAAAATTTTAATATGGCTCCCTTTTCTCTAAAGTCTCTTAGCTTCATCTATGCCGCCTTGTTTGTAGCTCAAACTCTAAGTGATGCTGCTACGAGCAGCGACTCCTTCGTTCAGTCTCGAGCAACTTATTATCCTAATTCTGAAGAAAACGGATCAGAGAGTAAGAAACCGAAATCCTACTTAACTTATTTAGAGATACCTACAACtgtctatatatatagatttacattaattatataaatgcgTAATATAAGTTTACACATTGATAATTATATATGTCATGTACAGAAGGAGCATGCGGATATGGTTCATTCGGAGCAACGCTCAACGGAGGGGAtgtttcagctgtttctgatctcTTTCGCAATGGCCTTGGCTGTGGTGCTTGTTATCAGGTACCTGGTTTATGCATATCCTCCTACGTGAGGACACAAATTCGACTCTTGGGACGGTGGACTTTGGACTAGTGGATTGTATTAGGCATATAAAAAATAATAACTTTCGAGACGCTTTAATCGCTGCAAGCAAGACCAACACATAATTCCTGCATATTACTAAGTACTCTAACATAGATTATGTGATTGAAAACTTTTATCGGCTAAAGTTAATGGCGTTGATCTTATTTAGTTTAACGTCTCATTATTGAACAAATTTTTTGATTACAGTATACTTTTGTGCGGACTGCACGACTCGAACCCCTCACCTCACAGATGAAGGAGGGGATGCTCACCAGGGCCACGCCCTGGTAACCAGTGCCATTATTGAACAAATTATAATCCCaataaaagattttttttattattgattTATAACATGATCATGGATATTATAATTATCAGGTGAGATGCAAGAACAGCTACTACTGTTCAGACAAAGGAGTAACAGTCGTTATAACGGATCAAGGGTCGAGTCACAATACAGATTTTATTATGACCAAGAAAGCTTTTTCTAAGTTGGCTCAAACCAGCTATTCAGCTCAATCTTTACTTTCTCTTGGTGTTGTGGATATTGAATATAAAAGGTATACTGtaaatatatagttacatatatacATTCAACAAATTAATCATCTAGTAACAATTTTGTGTTTATAAAATTACTTTTTTTGTTTCTGATTAATTGATATCTTGTACACATGCAGAGTTTCATGTAGCTACCCAGGTAAAAACATAACAATAAAGATAGATGAAAACAGCAATTACCCTTATTATTTGGCTTTTGGAATTTGGTTTCAACAAGGCCACAAGGACATCACCGCTGTGCAGCTCTGCGAGGTAGTACTATATATACTACTCCCTCCGTATCACAATACATGCAGTTTTAGCGTGATCATATATAACAACATTTCCTAGAGAGGTTCACCACAAACTTGAATTTTATTATTTGCCTAAACTTGAATTTTATTATTTGCAGACACAAAATCAGGTATGCAAGCTCCTAGACAGAACTTACGGAGCAGTCTGGACGACAAGCTCACCGCCAAGTGGAGAATTGTCTTTAAGGATGTTATTTAGTGATGGAGAAGATGATGAAACATGGCTAATTCCTCTCAACAACATTCCTAAAGACTGGCAACCTGGACAAATTTATGATACTGGTGTACAAGTCAACTTGTAGACCAATTTCCTTCACCACAAAAAGTGCTTCTTGTTTTCTCATATATTGTACTATAATTTGATTTTAGTtatcttttcaatatcttctataaGTTATTAATTAGATTGGGATTGGCTATATAGAAGAATAAAGAAAGATGGGGTTTTAATAGTATAGATAAAGTTTGTACGTTTTCCTAATATGTAAGATTAATTAGTAGATGCATGTCTGCTTCCTTATGAACAATGATATCCCTTTTGTTTTTGCACTCATTCTTTACTGAGTCTCAACTTATTTAAGACATCTCACCAAATCTTCATCATTTTGAAAAAAGAATTAGATGCATGGGGGCTAAGCTCTGCAAACCACTTAATTGAATCTTGAAGCCATATATTCTGATCATATACCTTGTCTTGGCAAAAGATTCTGCATTTATTTCGGAAGAAACCCATCGGGGAAAACGGTAATGGTTAAGTTCACCCAAAAGCTCATAAAATAAGCTGATAAAAATGTCTACTCTGTACACTTGAGTCACAAATGATTACATTTACAGTTACATGTCTATGTACAGCTATGTTAAGCTTAAATACATGCAAAAAATTGAACCTAACTAAAATGGAGGTAGTAAAAAATGCTCATCATGGAAGTTCTTACGAAAGACTTCAATCTATAGAATCTTCCCTGTTTCAGCGTGGACAGATTGAATAACCTTATGATTGGATAGGGCCGCCATTAACTCCCATGATATGATTTGAGTCATTTGACGATCCTTCCTCTTTTTGATGGGTCAGCCAAATTCGGAGTCCTACCCTTTTACACTCTGTAGCTTTCTCTGTCCTTTTGGTTTGGTGTTAATTTATTCGGTCACGAGTAAAGTAGTTTCCATCCAACAATACACCCACCTGCGCCGGCAATGGAATTCCCGAGTTGAAAATTCGTTTTTCCATCAACGATCGAGCTTATTCAGCGAAGTAATCATCTTGACACAATTTGATTTGAGCACCAATCTTGCTCAACATCGAATATAACACTCGTCTCCTATGACATTTGTTAGATTCAGATAACCAGGAGTTCTCTTTAGTGTCAACCAGGCTTGATCCAACAAATTTACCTAATCTCTTTTCTTTCATCATCTTCCTCACATTTTCTACGTCATCCCATTTCCCTTCTGCGGCATAAATATTTGATAACAAAACATAGGGCCCACTGTCCGATGGGTCCAGCTCGATAAGACGGTTGGCCACTATTTTACCTAGTTCTGAATTCGAATGGGTCCTACAAGCGGAAAGTAGAGCTCCCCACAGCGGAGTTCCTGCCTCCATTGGCATCTTCTGAATAAGCTCTTCTGATTCTCTTGTCAAACCAGCCCTGCCTAGAAGATCAACCATACAGCCATAGTGCTCAACCTTTGGCTCAATCTCATAAACTCGACACATCAAATCGAAGCACCACCAACCTTCCAAAACCATCCCGGAATGAGTacaggcagacaaaacagagacaaAAGTAGAATCATTTGGCTTTACACCTGACTTCTCCATCTCCAAGAACATTTCTAGGGATTTCTCGCCATGTCCATGGATACCATATCCCATAATCATAGAGTTCCATGAAACAACACTTCTGGTAGGCATCTGATCAAATACGTCTCTGGCTAAATCCATTTCTCCGCATTTCGCATACATCGACAAAAGGGAAGTTGAAAGTAACACATCGAGTTTTATATTATTGGTTTCCATGTAAGAATGAACCCACTTGCCTTTGTCAAGCCTTCCTAAATTTGCACAAGCAGTCAAGACACTCACAAGAGATGCGTCGTTTGGCCTTGATGATTCTTGTTCTATTATCATCCTATCAAACAATTCCAAGCACTTGCCATAGTCCTTCTGCCTTACATAAAGAGCAAACATGGTATTCCAAGAAACAACATTTCGCATAACCATCCTCTCGAAAAGCTCGCGAGCACTTGTGATGTTTCCGACTTGCGCATACCCATCAATCATACAATTCCATGAAACAACATCATGAAAAGGCGTTATCTCAAACAACTCTCTTGCTCTTTCCATATCACCAGTACCTGCATATCCTGCAATCATAGAGTTCCAGCTAAAAATATCTCTTTCAGGCATTTGATCAAACagctcacgtgcaatttcaacctcCCCGTTTTTCACATACCCATCAATCATTGAATTCCAACTCACCATATCCAACACAGACCCATCATCAAACACCTCACGGGCACTGCCGATTTGCCTACAAACTGAATACATATGGATTAACGAGTTTCTAACGAACAAATCCGACGAGAACCCATGTTTGACAACTAAAGCATGAGCCTTTTCACCGTCTCTCAGAGACCCAACCTCTGCACACACTTTCCCCAATAACGGAAACGTATAATGGTTAGGCAAAACACATTTAGCCACCATTTTCTCATAGTAAAAACTCAAAGCACCATAAGGGTCATTCGAATTCAAGTAACATCTCATTATAGTATTACACAGAAACGCATCCGGTTCTTTAATACAACCAAAGACGGTCACAGCAACGGAAACTAAGTTCAAAGAAGTGCAA
Protein-coding regions in this window:
- the LOC139881844 gene encoding haloacid dehalogenase-like hydrolase domain-containing protein Sgpp, producing MTAPATENSANCFVLSSNSLLAHLAPLEAVLFDVDGTLCDSDPLHHQAFQVMLQEIGYNNGVPITEDFFIQNIAGKHNDDIAKFLFPDDFERGLKFTDEKEAMFRKLASEQLTPIKGLLKLTKWIEDHGLKRAAVTNAPRENAELMIAKLGLTNFFQALIIGGECEHAKPHPAPYLKGLEALKVSKDHTFICEDSVSGIRAGVAAGMPVIGLTTRNPPHLLMEAKPALLIQDYEDPKLWEALQELEKMGLSA
- the LOC139881860 gene encoding expansin-like B1; translated protein: MAPFSLKSLSFIYAALFVAQTLSDAATSSDSFVQSRATYYPNSEENGSEKGACGYGSFGATLNGGDVSAVSDLFRNGLGCGACYQVRCKNSYYCSDKGVTVVITDQGSSHNTDFIMTKKAFSKLAQTSYSAQSLLSLGVVDIEYKRVSCSYPGKNITIKIDENSNYPYYLAFGIWFQQGHKDITAVQLCETQNQVCKLLDRTYGAVWTTSSPPSGELSLRMLFSDGEDDETWLIPLNNIPKDWQPGQIYDTGVQVNL
- the LOC139881845 gene encoding pentatricopeptide repeat-containing protein At4g18840-like; translation: MSVRRKLAEITLDKFIVSNRNLSKPSPKLWPNDHRHHPFTDFDYRGLPELTLNHPILQKLESCNKATEFNQIHAQLTVSGLLQHSFASSRVIKKLCTSLNLVSVAVTVFGCIKEPDAFLCNTIMRCYLNSNDPYGALSFYYEKMVAKCVLPNHYTFPLLGKVCAEVGSLRDGEKAHALVVKHGFSSDLFVRNSLIHMYSVCRQIGSAREVFDDGSVLDMVSWNSMIDGYVKNGEVEIARELFDQMPERDIFSWNSMIAGYAGTGDMERARELFEITPFHDVVSWNCMIDGYAQVGNITSARELFERMVMRNVVSWNTMFALYVRQKDYGKCLELFDRMIIEQESSRPNDASLVSVLTACANLGRLDKGKWVHSYMETNNIKLDVLLSTSLLSMYAKCGEMDLARDVFDQMPTRSVVSWNSMIMGYGIHGHGEKSLEMFLEMEKSGVKPNDSTFVSVLSACTHSGMVLEGWWCFDLMCRVYEIEPKVEHYGCMVDLLGRAGLTRESEELIQKMPMEAGTPLWGALLSACRTHSNSELGKIVANRLIELDPSDSGPYVLLSNIYAAEGKWDDVENVRKMMKEKRLGKFVGSSLVDTKENSWLSESNKCHRRRVLYSMLSKIGAQIKLCQDDYFAE